One Olsenella sp. oral taxon 807 DNA segment encodes these proteins:
- a CDS encoding transketolase family protein, which yields MVGAADAARLATLSHKQVFGEIMGRIAERDADLTVVVSDYGRRLNLDRMRELRPDGFVQCGIAEQNQVEVAAALANEGFCVFAPSYAIFITSRVLDQLRVNLGIMASPVALVGVSCGCDSAVLGASHMALEDIGCTRQVPGVTVVCPSDNAEFAAVLMELAERPRPAYVRMNDVGGVNLHPCGVGRVIGRAQTLRSARSGAATGRMSRVCVVACGTLCAQALAAVDLLAARGISCELIEMATIKPLDVAALDGVASCGLVVSVEEHSVLGGLGSAIAEHLCDLGVGVPLLRLGMPDRYLEADERDALLARAGLDAHGIVEAIAGRIEAENLT from the coding sequence TTGGTTGGCGCGGCGGATGCTGCACGCCTGGCCACGCTCTCTCATAAGCAGGTCTTTGGCGAAATCATGGGTCGCATCGCCGAGAGGGATGCAGACCTCACCGTCGTCGTCTCGGACTATGGGCGCAGGCTCAACCTCGACCGCATGCGCGAGCTGAGACCCGATGGCTTCGTGCAGTGTGGCATAGCCGAGCAGAACCAGGTCGAGGTTGCGGCGGCCCTGGCCAACGAGGGCTTCTGCGTGTTCGCGCCATCCTATGCGATCTTCATCACCTCGCGCGTCCTTGACCAGCTCCGCGTCAATTTGGGCATCATGGCCTCGCCCGTGGCGCTCGTGGGCGTGAGCTGTGGTTGTGACTCTGCGGTCCTAGGTGCGAGCCACATGGCGCTCGAGGATATAGGCTGCACCCGCCAGGTGCCGGGTGTGACGGTCGTATGTCCCTCGGACAACGCCGAGTTCGCGGCCGTGCTCATGGAGCTTGCCGAGAGGCCCCGCCCCGCCTACGTGCGGATGAACGATGTCGGCGGAGTCAACCTCCATCCCTGCGGCGTTGGGCGCGTCATCGGTCGGGCGCAGACCCTGAGGTCGGCACGTTCGGGTGCTGCCACAGGGAGGATGTCACGCGTCTGCGTGGTCGCGTGTGGGACGCTCTGCGCGCAGGCGCTCGCGGCAGTGGACTTGCTCGCCGCGAGGGGGATCTCCTGTGAGCTGATCGAAATGGCGACGATAAAGCCACTGGACGTAGCTGCGCTCGACGGCGTTGCGTCGTGTGGGCTCGTGGTGAGCGTCGAGGAGCACAGTGTGCTCGGCGGTCTCGGATCCGCCATCGCGGAGCATCTGTGCGACCTTGGCGTAGGCGTCCCTCTCCTGCGCCTCGGCATGCCGGATCGCTACCTCGAGGCGGATGAGAGAGACGCCCTCCTTGCCCGGGCCGGACTCGATGCGCACGGCATCGTCGAGGCCATCGCAGGCAGGATCGAGGCGGAGAACCTGACGTAG